From one Lolium rigidum isolate FL_2022 chromosome 4, APGP_CSIRO_Lrig_0.1, whole genome shotgun sequence genomic stretch:
- the LOC124647422 gene encoding uncharacterized protein LOC124647422, which translates to MGKLVRQCDMEVMKMAMLKHEETFRQQVHELHRLYRIQTQLMAGDLSTRRQPRRRGSKQPRRALNLQLPADEYIVGTGDEDYEGCGTELELTLAVGGTTGTACKNKVSKRAEAHYNVGGGGFSSPFASDGSGGTSLSSSPPSSIEYSEGAAGVAFHGYVAPPPPCQRAMAFDLGVAEAMKQHQSPWQLVQCQYLSLRMT; encoded by the coding sequence ATGGGCAAGCTTGTGAGGCAATGTGACATGGAAGTCATGAAGATGGCCATGCTCAAGCATGAAGAGACCTTCAGGCAACAGGTTCATGAGCTGCATCGCCTTTACCGCATCCAGACGCAGCTCATGGCCGGCGACCTTAGCACGCGCCGGCAGCCTCGGAGGCGCGGCAGCAAGCAGCCTCGGAGGGCGCTGAACCTGCAGCTCCCTGCCGACGAGTACATCGTCGGGACCGGCGACGAGGACTACGAGGGCTGCGGAACGGAGCTAGAGCTGACGCTCGCCGTCGGCGGGACGACCGGCACCGCTTGCAAGAACAAGGTGAGCAAACGAGCAGAAGCACACTACAACGTGGGAGGCGGAGGTTTCTCCTCCCCCTTCGCGTCCGACGGCTCCGGCGGTACGAGcctctcgtcgtcgccgccgtcgtcgatcGAGTACTCCGAGGGCGCCGCCGGAGTCGCCTTCCACGGCtacgtggcgccgccgccgccgtgccagagGGCGATGGCGTTCGACCTCGGCGTGGCGGAGGCGATGAAGCAGCACCAGTCGCCGTGGCAGCTGGTGCAGTGCCAGTACCTCAGCCTTAGGATGACATGA